A single region of the Triplophysa dalaica isolate WHDGS20190420 chromosome 15, ASM1584641v1, whole genome shotgun sequence genome encodes:
- the ttc8 gene encoding tetratricopeptide repeat protein 8 isoform X4: MDPLFLAWSCYRRRKFQRCSEICSKILTENPYDQAAWSLKTRALTEMVYIDEVEVDQEGIADMMLDENSIAQVARPGTSLRVAGTAQAGVPTPAVRPMTQSGRPITGFVRPSTLSGRPETMEQAIRTPRTAQMARPVTSASGRFVRLGTASMLTNPEGPFIHLSRLNLAKYSKRPELSKTLFEYIFYHENDVKNALDLAALATEHAHFRDWWWKVQLGKCYYRLGLYREAEKQFRSALGQQEFVDTYLYLAKVYQRLDQPITALQVFKQGLDHFPGEVTLLTGIARIHEEMNNIPSATEYYKEVLKQDNTHVEAMACIGSNHFYTDQPEIALRFYRRLLQMGVFNCQLYNNLGLCCFYGQQYDMSLSSFERALSLVSSDEEQADIWYNLGHVGVVRILCMSLIS, translated from the exons ATGGATCCGCTGTTTCTGGCTTGGAGCTGCTACAGAAGACGAAAGTTTCAGAGATGTTCCGAGATCTGCTCGAAGATCCTGACAGAGAACCCGTATGACCAG GCAGCGTGGAGTCTGAAGACTCGAGCTCTCACAGAGATGGTTTACATCGATGAGGTTGAGGTGGATCAAGAAGGAATCGCAGACATGATGTTGGATGAGAACTCTATTGCTCAGGTTGCAC GGCCTGGAACATCTCTGAGAGTTGCAGGAACGGCTCAGGCTGGTGTACCCACTCCAGCTGTTAG ACCCATGACTCAGTCAGGACGACCCATAACCGGATTCGTGAGACCCAGCACTCTCTCTGGTAGACCAGAAACTATGGAGCAGGCCATCAGAACCCCTCGGACAGCACAGATGGCCCGTCCCGTCACCAGCGCTTCTGGGAGATTTGTTCGATTGGGAACG GCCTCTATGCTAACTAATCCAGAAGGACCTTTCATTCACCTCTCTCGCTTAAATTTGGCCAAGTATTCAAAGAGGCCGGAGTTGTCAAAG ACCCTGTTTGAATACATCTTTTACCATGAAAACGATGTGAAAAAT GCGTTAGATCTGGCTGCTCTTGCGACGGAGCATGCTCACTTCAGAGACTGGTGGTGGAAGGTTCAGCTGGGCAAATGTTATTACAG GTTGGGTTTGTACCGTGAGGCTGAGAAACAGTTCCGGTCCGCTCTTGGTCAGCAGGAGTTTGTGGATACTTATCTGTACCTCGCAAAG GTGTATCAGCGTCTGGATCAACCAATCACAGCTCTGCAGGTGTTTAAGCAAGGACTGGATCATTTCCCTGGAGAAGTGACCCTCCTGACAGGAATCGCTCGCATCCatgag GAAATGAACAACATCCCTTCTGCTACAGAGTACTATAAAGAAGTCTTGaaacaggacaacacacacgtGGAGGCCATGGCATGTATTGGCAGCAATCATTTCTACACGGATCAGCCTGAGATCGCCCTGCGCTTCTACag GCGTTTGCTGCAGATGGGAGTGTTTAACTGTCAGCTGTATAATAATTTGGGTCTGTGCTGTTTCTACGGTCAGCAGTATGACATGAGTCTGTCGTCTTTCGAGAGAGCTTTGTCTCTGGTGTCCAGTGATGAAGAACAGGCAGATATCTGGTATAATCTGGGACATGTTGGAGTGGTGAGGATTCTGTGCATGAGTCTTATTTCATGA
- the ttc8 gene encoding tetratricopeptide repeat protein 8 isoform X3 produces the protein MVYIDEVEVDQEGIADMMLDENSIAQVARPGTSLRVAGTAQAGVPTPAVRPMTQSGRPITGFVRPSTLSGRPETMEQAIRTPRTAQMARPVTSASGRFVRLGTASMLTNPEGPFIHLSRLNLAKYSKRPELSKTLFEYIFYHENDVKNALDLAALATEHAHFRDWWWKVQLGKCYYRLGLYREAEKQFRSALGQQEFVDTYLYLAKVYQRLDQPITALQVFKQGLDHFPGEVTLLTGIARIHEEMNNIPSATEYYKEVLKQDNTHVEAMACIGSNHFYTDQPEIALRFYRRLLQMGVFNCQLYNNLGLCCFYGQQYDMSLSSFERALSLVSSDEEQADIWYNLGHVGVGIGDLTLAYQCFKLTLAFNNNHSEAYNNLAVLELRRGRIEQAKAFLQTAASLSPHMYEPHFNYATLSDKLGDLQSSYMAAQKSEDAFPEHVDTQQILKNLRQHFSTL, from the exons ATGGTTTACATCGATGAGGTTGAGGTGGATCAAGAAGGAATCGCAGACATGATGTTGGATGAGAACTCTATTGCTCAGGTTGCAC GGCCTGGAACATCTCTGAGAGTTGCAGGAACGGCTCAGGCTGGTGTACCCACTCCAGCTGTTAG ACCCATGACTCAGTCAGGACGACCCATAACCGGATTCGTGAGACCCAGCACTCTCTCTGGTAGACCAGAAACTATGGAGCAGGCCATCAGAACCCCTCGGACAGCACAGATGGCCCGTCCCGTCACCAGCGCTTCTGGGAGATTTGTTCGATTGGGAACG GCCTCTATGCTAACTAATCCAGAAGGACCTTTCATTCACCTCTCTCGCTTAAATTTGGCCAAGTATTCAAAGAGGCCGGAGTTGTCAAAG ACCCTGTTTGAATACATCTTTTACCATGAAAACGATGTGAAAAAT GCGTTAGATCTGGCTGCTCTTGCGACGGAGCATGCTCACTTCAGAGACTGGTGGTGGAAGGTTCAGCTGGGCAAATGTTATTACAG GTTGGGTTTGTACCGTGAGGCTGAGAAACAGTTCCGGTCCGCTCTTGGTCAGCAGGAGTTTGTGGATACTTATCTGTACCTCGCAAAG GTGTATCAGCGTCTGGATCAACCAATCACAGCTCTGCAGGTGTTTAAGCAAGGACTGGATCATTTCCCTGGAGAAGTGACCCTCCTGACAGGAATCGCTCGCATCCatgag GAAATGAACAACATCCCTTCTGCTACAGAGTACTATAAAGAAGTCTTGaaacaggacaacacacacgtGGAGGCCATGGCATGTATTGGCAGCAATCATTTCTACACGGATCAGCCTGAGATCGCCCTGCGCTTCTACag GCGTTTGCTGCAGATGGGAGTGTTTAACTGTCAGCTGTATAATAATTTGGGTCTGTGCTGTTTCTACGGTCAGCAGTATGACATGAGTCTGTCGTCTTTCGAGAGAGCTTTGTCTCTGGTGTCCAGTGATGAAGAACAGGCAGATATCTGGTATAATCTGGGACATGTTGGAGTG GGCATTGGTGACTTGACTCTGGCATATCAATGCTTTAAACTGACTTTGGCTTTCAACAACAACCACAGTGAAGCCTATAATAACTTAGCCGTACTGGAGCTCAGGAGGGGTCGTATTGAACAG GCTAAAGCTTTCCTGCAGACGGCTGCTTCATTGTCCCCTCACATGTATGAGCCGCACTtcaactacgcaaccctttctGATAAG CTCGGCGATCTTCAGAGCAGCTACATGGCGGCTCAAAAATCTGAAGATGCTTTTCCTGAACACGTGGACACTCAACAGATCCTGAAAAACCTCCGACAACATTTCTCCACCTTATAA
- the ttc8 gene encoding tetratricopeptide repeat protein 8 isoform X1 has protein sequence MDPLFLAWSCYRRRKFQRCSEICSKILTENPYDQAAWSLKTRALTEMVYIDEVEVDQEGIADMMLDENSIAQVARPGTSLRVAGTAQAGVPTPAVRPMTQSGRPITGFVRPSTLSGRPETMEQAIRTPRTAQMARPVTSASGRFVRLGTASMLTNPEGPFIHLSRLNLAKYSKRPELSKTLFEYIFYHENDVKNALDLAALATEHAHFRDWWWKVQLGKCYYRLGLYREAEKQFRSALGQQEFVDTYLYLAKVYQRLDQPITALQVFKQGLDHFPGEVTLLTGIARIHEEMNNIPSATEYYKEVLKQDNTHVEAMACIGSNHFYTDQPEIALRFYRRLLQMGVFNCQLYNNLGLCCFYGQQYDMSLSSFERALSLVSSDEEQADIWYNLGHVGVGIGDLTLAYQCFKLTLAFNNNHSEAYNNLAVLELRRGRIEQAKAFLQTAASLSPHMYEPHFNYATLSDKLGDLQSSYMAAQKSEDAFPEHVDTQQILKNLRQHFSTL, from the exons ATGGATCCGCTGTTTCTGGCTTGGAGCTGCTACAGAAGACGAAAGTTTCAGAGATGTTCCGAGATCTGCTCGAAGATCCTGACAGAGAACCCGTATGACCAG GCAGCGTGGAGTCTGAAGACTCGAGCTCTCACAGAGATGGTTTACATCGATGAGGTTGAGGTGGATCAAGAAGGAATCGCAGACATGATGTTGGATGAGAACTCTATTGCTCAGGTTGCAC GGCCTGGAACATCTCTGAGAGTTGCAGGAACGGCTCAGGCTGGTGTACCCACTCCAGCTGTTAG ACCCATGACTCAGTCAGGACGACCCATAACCGGATTCGTGAGACCCAGCACTCTCTCTGGTAGACCAGAAACTATGGAGCAGGCCATCAGAACCCCTCGGACAGCACAGATGGCCCGTCCCGTCACCAGCGCTTCTGGGAGATTTGTTCGATTGGGAACG GCCTCTATGCTAACTAATCCAGAAGGACCTTTCATTCACCTCTCTCGCTTAAATTTGGCCAAGTATTCAAAGAGGCCGGAGTTGTCAAAG ACCCTGTTTGAATACATCTTTTACCATGAAAACGATGTGAAAAAT GCGTTAGATCTGGCTGCTCTTGCGACGGAGCATGCTCACTTCAGAGACTGGTGGTGGAAGGTTCAGCTGGGCAAATGTTATTACAG GTTGGGTTTGTACCGTGAGGCTGAGAAACAGTTCCGGTCCGCTCTTGGTCAGCAGGAGTTTGTGGATACTTATCTGTACCTCGCAAAG GTGTATCAGCGTCTGGATCAACCAATCACAGCTCTGCAGGTGTTTAAGCAAGGACTGGATCATTTCCCTGGAGAAGTGACCCTCCTGACAGGAATCGCTCGCATCCatgag GAAATGAACAACATCCCTTCTGCTACAGAGTACTATAAAGAAGTCTTGaaacaggacaacacacacgtGGAGGCCATGGCATGTATTGGCAGCAATCATTTCTACACGGATCAGCCTGAGATCGCCCTGCGCTTCTACag GCGTTTGCTGCAGATGGGAGTGTTTAACTGTCAGCTGTATAATAATTTGGGTCTGTGCTGTTTCTACGGTCAGCAGTATGACATGAGTCTGTCGTCTTTCGAGAGAGCTTTGTCTCTGGTGTCCAGTGATGAAGAACAGGCAGATATCTGGTATAATCTGGGACATGTTGGAGTG GGCATTGGTGACTTGACTCTGGCATATCAATGCTTTAAACTGACTTTGGCTTTCAACAACAACCACAGTGAAGCCTATAATAACTTAGCCGTACTGGAGCTCAGGAGGGGTCGTATTGAACAG GCTAAAGCTTTCCTGCAGACGGCTGCTTCATTGTCCCCTCACATGTATGAGCCGCACTtcaactacgcaaccctttctGATAAG CTCGGCGATCTTCAGAGCAGCTACATGGCGGCTCAAAAATCTGAAGATGCTTTTCCTGAACACGTGGACACTCAACAGATCCTGAAAAACCTCCGACAACATTTCTCCACCTTATAA
- the ttc8 gene encoding tetratricopeptide repeat protein 8 isoform X2 encodes MNCCDFPHYFTKEPGMCRVSEAAWSLKTRALTEMVYIDEVEVDQEGIADMMLDENSIAQVARPGTSLRVAGTAQAGVPTPAVRPMTQSGRPITGFVRPSTLSGRPETMEQAIRTPRTAQMARPVTSASGRFVRLGTASMLTNPEGPFIHLSRLNLAKYSKRPELSKTLFEYIFYHENDVKNALDLAALATEHAHFRDWWWKVQLGKCYYRLGLYREAEKQFRSALGQQEFVDTYLYLAKVYQRLDQPITALQVFKQGLDHFPGEVTLLTGIARIHEEMNNIPSATEYYKEVLKQDNTHVEAMACIGSNHFYTDQPEIALRFYRRLLQMGVFNCQLYNNLGLCCFYGQQYDMSLSSFERALSLVSSDEEQADIWYNLGHVGVGIGDLTLAYQCFKLTLAFNNNHSEAYNNLAVLELRRGRIEQAKAFLQTAASLSPHMYEPHFNYATLSDKLGDLQSSYMAAQKSEDAFPEHVDTQQILKNLRQHFSTL; translated from the exons atgAACTGTTGTGACTTTCCTCATTACTTTACCAAGGAGCCTGGGAtgtgtcgtgtttctgag GCAGCGTGGAGTCTGAAGACTCGAGCTCTCACAGAGATGGTTTACATCGATGAGGTTGAGGTGGATCAAGAAGGAATCGCAGACATGATGTTGGATGAGAACTCTATTGCTCAGGTTGCAC GGCCTGGAACATCTCTGAGAGTTGCAGGAACGGCTCAGGCTGGTGTACCCACTCCAGCTGTTAG ACCCATGACTCAGTCAGGACGACCCATAACCGGATTCGTGAGACCCAGCACTCTCTCTGGTAGACCAGAAACTATGGAGCAGGCCATCAGAACCCCTCGGACAGCACAGATGGCCCGTCCCGTCACCAGCGCTTCTGGGAGATTTGTTCGATTGGGAACG GCCTCTATGCTAACTAATCCAGAAGGACCTTTCATTCACCTCTCTCGCTTAAATTTGGCCAAGTATTCAAAGAGGCCGGAGTTGTCAAAG ACCCTGTTTGAATACATCTTTTACCATGAAAACGATGTGAAAAAT GCGTTAGATCTGGCTGCTCTTGCGACGGAGCATGCTCACTTCAGAGACTGGTGGTGGAAGGTTCAGCTGGGCAAATGTTATTACAG GTTGGGTTTGTACCGTGAGGCTGAGAAACAGTTCCGGTCCGCTCTTGGTCAGCAGGAGTTTGTGGATACTTATCTGTACCTCGCAAAG GTGTATCAGCGTCTGGATCAACCAATCACAGCTCTGCAGGTGTTTAAGCAAGGACTGGATCATTTCCCTGGAGAAGTGACCCTCCTGACAGGAATCGCTCGCATCCatgag GAAATGAACAACATCCCTTCTGCTACAGAGTACTATAAAGAAGTCTTGaaacaggacaacacacacgtGGAGGCCATGGCATGTATTGGCAGCAATCATTTCTACACGGATCAGCCTGAGATCGCCCTGCGCTTCTACag GCGTTTGCTGCAGATGGGAGTGTTTAACTGTCAGCTGTATAATAATTTGGGTCTGTGCTGTTTCTACGGTCAGCAGTATGACATGAGTCTGTCGTCTTTCGAGAGAGCTTTGTCTCTGGTGTCCAGTGATGAAGAACAGGCAGATATCTGGTATAATCTGGGACATGTTGGAGTG GGCATTGGTGACTTGACTCTGGCATATCAATGCTTTAAACTGACTTTGGCTTTCAACAACAACCACAGTGAAGCCTATAATAACTTAGCCGTACTGGAGCTCAGGAGGGGTCGTATTGAACAG GCTAAAGCTTTCCTGCAGACGGCTGCTTCATTGTCCCCTCACATGTATGAGCCGCACTtcaactacgcaaccctttctGATAAG CTCGGCGATCTTCAGAGCAGCTACATGGCGGCTCAAAAATCTGAAGATGCTTTTCCTGAACACGTGGACACTCAACAGATCCTGAAAAACCTCCGACAACATTTCTCCACCTTATAA